Within the Vibrio sp. DW001 genome, the region ACGACAACGGTTTTTTGGGAAAAATGCAGACCTAAACTGACTCTATCCCTTAACGGGTAATCGCAGTGCAATAGAGTGAGCATAGGCACGTTACACCGTCGGCAAGCCAGTGACATCCACTGAACAGGACCACCACTATTGGCGTGTACAATGTCTACTCTGTTTTCACGAATAAGACGTAGTCCTTTTCGAATGAGTCTGAACCAGTTAACAAAAGAAAGTTTTGGTTTAACCCATCCAAATAGTAGCGAGAAGGTATCAAGTTGGCTTGGAACCGAGAGCTTGTTTAGTGCCCGGTGGAGTGAGGGGTTATTTGTCCAAACGATCGGCTGAAATTTCTGACGGTCAATGTGAACAATAAGGTTGAGTAGTGATTGCTCACTGCCTCTAATCCAGTCATCACCATAGTGAACAAAAAGAATCGTCTTTCGCTCTGTCATTTAGCGGCCTCGTCCATTGAATACCACCGCGATAGTCTTAAGCAGAATAGTAGAATCTATCACCACCCACTGATATACCGAGGTTATTGCAAGGGCATAGCTATGGTCAAAACCGACCTTTCTTCTTACGTCATCAATGCAGGTATCATAGCCTTGGTTTACCTGAGCAAGCCCCGTAATTCCGGGTAGTACGCCATAGGTTCGTTCTACAAAGAAAGGAATGGCTTGATTCAATTTTTGGTAGAAGCTAGGTCGCTCAGGCCGTGGTCCAATAAGTGACATCTCCCCCTTTAATACATTAATGAGCTGAGGGATTTCATCTATTCGTGTTTTACGCATAAATCGGCCAACAGGCGTAATACGCGGATCGTTGTCAACGGCCCAAACAGCGCCAGAACTTGCTTCT harbors:
- a CDS encoding sugar transferase, translated to MTNHHREIYIGKRIFDVLIATYTLLLLLPLLPVVALFIKGTSKGPIFYKQLRVGKCTSETITFFEIIKFRTMYQNAEASSGAVWAVDNDPRITPVGRFMRKTRIDEIPQLINVLKGEMSLIGPRPERPSFYQKLNQAIPFFVERTYGVLPGITGLAQVNQGYDTCIDDVRRKVGFDHSYALAITSVYQWVVIDSTILLKTIAVVFNGRGR